Proteins from a genomic interval of Phenylobacterium sp. LH3H17:
- a CDS encoding flagellar assembly protein FliH — protein MADAPHQRFGFDTVFDGAGDVAYAPPRPKRLFTIEEVEQVRAMAFGEGEAQALASMAALQAQALSSVAASVVAAFPKLAGVAHDHRVASAELALACGKAIADAALARFPEAPIRAAMENLAREIEAAPRLMVAAAPDLAENLQAVLEEAAQAIGYGGAIQVRSMPGMAPAAFTLDFGDGAAAFDPAAAAVRVAAALDAALAAEGLHAEPLIPGSES, from the coding sequence ATGGCCGACGCACCCCACCAGAGGTTCGGCTTCGACACCGTCTTCGACGGCGCCGGCGACGTCGCCTACGCCCCGCCGCGGCCCAAGCGCCTGTTCACGATCGAAGAGGTCGAGCAGGTCCGCGCCATGGCCTTCGGCGAGGGCGAGGCCCAGGCCCTGGCCTCCATGGCCGCGCTCCAGGCCCAGGCGCTCTCCAGCGTCGCCGCCTCGGTCGTCGCCGCCTTCCCCAAGCTGGCGGGCGTAGCCCACGACCACCGGGTGGCCTCGGCCGAGCTGGCGCTGGCCTGCGGCAAGGCCATCGCCGACGCGGCGCTCGCCAGGTTCCCCGAGGCCCCGATCCGGGCCGCCATGGAGAACCTCGCCCGCGAGATCGAGGCCGCGCCGCGCCTGATGGTCGCCGCCGCCCCCGACCTGGCCGAGAACCTCCAGGCCGTGCTCGAAGAGGCCGCCCAGGCCATCGGCTACGGCGGCGCGATCCAGGTGCGCTCGATGCCCGGCATGGCGCCCGCCGCCTTCACCCTCGATTTCGGCGACGGGGCGGCGGCGTTCGACCCCGCCGCGGCCGCCGTCCGCGTCGCCGCCGCCCTCGACGCAGCCCTCGCGGCCGAAGGCCTGCACGCCGAACCCCTCATTCCCGGAAGCGAGAGCTGA
- the fliG gene encoding flagellar motor switch protein FliG, with protein sequence MNARLKTISDPARLSGPEKAAVILLALGEDHGTIWQQLDEEEIKEISQAMAGLGNVSASVVEQLLVDFISGMSGAGAIMGSFEQTQRLLAAFLPADKVDTLMEEIRGPAGRTMWDKLGNVNEAVLANYLKNEYPQTVAVVLSKVKSEHAARVLAALPEDFALECVTRMLRMEPVQREILDKIEQTLRTEFMSNLARTSKRDSHEMMADIFNAFDRQTEARFIAALEERNRESAERIRALMFVFEDLSKLDPGGVQTLLRGCEKDQLALALKGASDGLREMFFSNMSERAAKIMREDMESMGPVRLRDVDQAQMAMVQVAKDLAAKGEIMLAGSGGDDELIY encoded by the coding sequence ATGAACGCCAGGCTCAAGACCATCAGCGATCCAGCCCGATTGAGCGGCCCCGAAAAGGCCGCGGTGATCCTGCTCGCGCTCGGCGAGGATCACGGCACGATCTGGCAGCAGCTCGACGAGGAGGAGATCAAGGAGATTTCCCAGGCCATGGCGGGCCTCGGGAATGTCTCAGCCTCGGTGGTCGAGCAGCTCCTGGTGGACTTCATCTCCGGCATGTCCGGCGCCGGCGCGATCATGGGGTCGTTCGAACAGACCCAGCGCCTGCTGGCCGCCTTCCTGCCGGCCGACAAGGTCGACACCCTCATGGAGGAGATCCGCGGTCCGGCGGGCCGCACCATGTGGGACAAGCTCGGCAACGTGAACGAGGCCGTGCTCGCCAACTACCTGAAGAACGAATACCCCCAGACCGTCGCCGTCGTGCTGAGCAAGGTGAAGTCCGAGCACGCCGCCCGCGTCCTGGCCGCCCTGCCCGAGGATTTCGCGCTGGAATGCGTCACCCGCATGCTCCGCATGGAGCCGGTGCAGCGCGAGATCCTGGACAAGATCGAACAGACCCTGCGGACCGAGTTCATGTCGAACCTGGCGCGCACCTCCAAGCGCGACAGCCACGAGATGATGGCCGACATCTTCAACGCCTTCGACCGCCAGACCGAGGCGCGCTTCATCGCCGCCCTGGAGGAGCGCAACCGCGAGAGCGCCGAGCGCATCCGCGCCCTGATGTTCGTCTTCGAGGACCTCAGCAAGCTCGATCCCGGCGGCGTCCAGACGCTGCTGCGCGGCTGCGAGAAGGACCAGCTGGCCCTGGCGCTCAAGGGCGCCTCGGACGGCCTGCGCGAAATGTTCTTCTCCAACATGTCCGAACGGGCCGCCAAGATCATGCGCGAGGACATGGAGAGCATGGGCCCCGTGCGCCTGCGCGACGTCGACCAGGCCCAGATGGCCATGGTCCAGGTCGCCAAGGACCTCGCCGCCAAGGGTGAGATCATGCTGGCCGGCTCCGGCGGCGACGATGAGCTGATCTACTGA
- the fliF gene encoding flagellar basal-body MS-ring/collar protein FliF encodes MNSFVAALQKFGIGRLAAILGIGAGVAAALFALTMGLGEPKALLYSNLDLKEAGSITAALDQGGVKYEVKGDGSTIMVPRDEVASTRLMLSGKGLPTSGSVGYEIFDGGNTMGQTDFVQQLNRQRALEGELARTIQSLDGVASARVHLVLPKRQLFEEEAEQPSASVSIGVGGREPSQDQVQAIQNLIASAVPNLKPGRVTVVDQHAKQLSAGEDGFAGQAADGRRSEVEQRIAKTVKGLVEGVVGAGKARVNVTADLDLARVTVQQETFDPDGQVIRSESTNEESAKENAADANGGVSASANIPTGAGANDEGLTGSTSATTTSTTNYEISKTTRTEVNEPGQVKRLSVAVAIDGATALGADGKPGAYTPRSAQEMARIEQLVRTAVGYNADRGDQVTVVNVRFPTVADAGGTEAANPLMGFDKNDIMRAVELAILALVAILMMLFVVRPLLRNSGGGGGGGRSLSHLTAAGPGMTRVVTTNDGQQMQVQVDPATGQALALPGPGNELEQRIDIARIEGQVKASSVKRVAEFVDNHPEESVSLLRTWLHETT; translated from the coding sequence TTGAATAGCTTCGTCGCCGCCCTGCAGAAGTTCGGAATCGGACGGCTGGCGGCCATCCTGGGGATCGGAGCGGGCGTCGCCGCGGCGCTGTTCGCCCTGACCATGGGATTGGGCGAACCCAAGGCGCTGCTCTATTCGAACCTCGACCTGAAGGAAGCCGGCTCGATCACCGCGGCCCTCGACCAGGGCGGCGTCAAGTACGAGGTCAAGGGCGACGGCTCCACCATCATGGTCCCGCGCGACGAGGTCGCCTCAACGCGCCTGATGCTGTCGGGCAAGGGCCTGCCGACCTCGGGCTCGGTGGGCTACGAGATCTTCGACGGCGGCAACACCATGGGCCAGACGGACTTCGTCCAGCAGCTCAACCGCCAGCGCGCCCTGGAAGGGGAACTGGCCCGCACCATCCAGAGCCTGGACGGCGTGGCCTCGGCCCGCGTCCACCTGGTCCTGCCCAAGCGCCAGCTCTTCGAGGAAGAGGCCGAGCAGCCCTCGGCCTCGGTGAGCATCGGGGTCGGCGGGCGCGAGCCCAGCCAGGACCAGGTCCAGGCCATCCAGAACCTGATCGCCAGCGCCGTGCCGAACCTGAAGCCCGGCCGCGTCACCGTGGTCGACCAGCACGCCAAACAGCTCTCGGCTGGCGAGGACGGCTTCGCCGGCCAGGCCGCCGACGGCCGCCGCAGCGAGGTCGAGCAGCGCATCGCCAAGACCGTCAAGGGTCTGGTCGAGGGCGTGGTCGGCGCCGGCAAGGCGCGGGTCAATGTCACCGCCGATCTCGACCTCGCCCGGGTCACCGTCCAGCAGGAGACCTTCGACCCGGACGGTCAGGTGATCCGCTCGGAATCGACCAACGAGGAGAGCGCCAAGGAGAACGCGGCCGACGCCAACGGCGGGGTCTCGGCCAGCGCCAACATCCCCACCGGCGCCGGCGCCAATGACGAGGGCCTGACGGGCTCCACCAGCGCCACCACCACCTCGACCACCAACTATGAGATCTCCAAGACCACGCGGACCGAAGTCAACGAGCCCGGCCAGGTGAAGCGCCTGTCGGTCGCCGTGGCCATCGACGGCGCCACCGCGCTCGGCGCCGACGGCAAGCCCGGCGCCTACACCCCGCGTTCGGCCCAGGAGATGGCCCGCATCGAGCAGCTGGTGCGCACCGCCGTCGGCTACAACGCCGACCGCGGCGACCAGGTGACCGTGGTCAATGTCCGTTTCCCTACCGTCGCCGACGCGGGCGGCACCGAGGCGGCCAATCCGCTGATGGGCTTCGACAAGAACGACATCATGCGCGCCGTGGAGCTGGCGATCCTGGCCCTGGTCGCCATCCTGATGATGCTGTTCGTGGTCCGCCCGCTGCTGCGCAACAGCGGTGGGGGCGGTGGCGGCGGCCGCTCCCTGTCCCACCTGACCGCGGCCGGCCCGGGCATGACCCGGGTGGTGACCACCAATGACGGCCAGCAGATGCAGGTCCAGGTCGATCCCGCCACCGGCCAGGCCCTGGCCCTTCCCGGCCCGGGCAACGAGCTGGAGCAGCGCATCGACATCGCGCGCATCGAGGGCCAGGTGAAGGCCTCCTCGGTCAAGCGGGTCGCCGAGTTCGTCGACAACCATCCCGAGGAGTCGGTCTCGCTCCTGCGCACCTGGCTGCATGAGACCACATGA
- a CDS encoding serine hydrolase, which translates to MRLTIKAVLAAALTLCAGSAALAQDQAAPAAPIPAAPIPAAPIPAAPAPYTSLQRPARPAAPRPAATRPAPAATAAAATPTAPIGVVPALPVTPSGARLAPAETLPPAELEAFVDGVVRSAMARDHIAGVTVSVVQNGQVVLKKGYGFASLNPARKVDPDATLFRVGSISKTFTWIALMKEIEAGRIRKDAPVNLYLPERLQIRDQGFRTPVRIVNLMDHSPGFEDRALGHLFERNFARERSMDEYLRQERPRRVRAPGEVASYSNYGAALAGEAVSYVSGKPFERLIEESILMPAGMRNTSFREPHEPKSGIAGAIPRRLAGNISEGYRWTPSGFEARPFEHIGHIAPAGSASSTAADMARYMQLLLNGGVIDGATIYGPGAAQAFRTPLRKTPAGISGWRHGFIEYSLPGGRTGFGHAGGTLSFLSNMVVVPNLGLGVFVSTNTETGGDLAMGLAGQVVGQFYAPPQAYPRPGSEALKDQARAFEGYYLGTRRAYRGLESIVGLATGGTTVKVDGRGRLVTTNFLGAKTWVPEGDLAEGRFISTTGSEHLAFKMGDDRAKSFQGAFGDQTFERAGFWKNPSTAMTLAILTGAAAAATLAGIFLRNRREFRETPVQSRASLIQNIQAALWLTMLVLFGLWASRTGDIANVMYGWPGPFLFIASACALVAAALTLATLLLLPAIWRGGRRVDSWTPLRKLAFSVTVLLYSAFAVVLWFWGVLSPWSG; encoded by the coding sequence ATGCGTTTGACGATCAAGGCCGTTTTGGCGGCCGCCCTCACCCTGTGCGCTGGCTCCGCCGCCCTGGCGCAGGACCAGGCCGCGCCCGCGGCGCCCATCCCCGCCGCGCCCATCCCCGCGGCGCCCATCCCAGCAGCGCCGGCGCCCTATACCAGCCTGCAGCGCCCTGCCCGCCCTGCCGCGCCACGCCCGGCGGCGACCCGGCCGGCGCCCGCCGCCACGGCGGCGGCGGCGACGCCCACGGCCCCGATCGGCGTGGTCCCCGCCTTGCCGGTCACCCCCAGCGGCGCGCGCCTGGCCCCCGCCGAGACCCTGCCCCCGGCCGAACTCGAGGCCTTCGTCGACGGCGTGGTGCGCAGCGCCATGGCCCGCGACCACATCGCCGGCGTCACCGTTTCGGTGGTGCAGAACGGCCAGGTGGTCCTCAAGAAGGGCTACGGCTTCGCGAGCCTCAACCCCGCCCGCAAGGTCGATCCGGACGCCACCCTGTTCCGCGTGGGTTCGATCTCCAAGACCTTCACCTGGATCGCCCTGATGAAGGAGATCGAGGCCGGCCGCATCCGCAAGGACGCCCCGGTCAATCTCTACCTGCCCGAACGCCTGCAGATCCGCGACCAGGGCTTCCGCACACCCGTGCGGATCGTCAACCTCATGGACCATTCGCCGGGCTTCGAGGACCGTGCGCTGGGCCACCTGTTCGAGCGCAACTTCGCCCGCGAGCGGTCGATGGACGAGTATCTGCGCCAGGAACGGCCGCGGCGCGTCCGCGCTCCGGGCGAGGTCGCCAGCTATTCCAACTACGGCGCGGCCCTGGCCGGCGAGGCGGTGTCCTATGTCTCGGGCAAACCCTTCGAGCGGCTGATCGAGGAGTCGATCCTCATGCCCGCCGGCATGCGCAACACCAGTTTCCGCGAGCCGCACGAGCCGAAGTCGGGCATCGCGGGCGCCATCCCCCGCCGCCTGGCGGGCAATATCTCCGAGGGCTATCGCTGGACCCCGAGCGGCTTCGAGGCGCGGCCGTTCGAACATATCGGCCACATCGCCCCCGCCGGCTCGGCCTCGTCCACCGCGGCCGACATGGCCCGCTACATGCAGCTCCTGCTGAACGGCGGCGTGATCGACGGCGCGACCATCTACGGCCCCGGCGCGGCCCAGGCCTTCCGCACCCCGCTGCGCAAGACCCCGGCCGGGATCAGCGGCTGGCGCCACGGCTTCATCGAATACAGCCTGCCCGGCGGGCGCACCGGCTTCGGCCACGCCGGCGGCACCCTGTCCTTCCTGTCGAACATGGTGGTCGTGCCGAATCTCGGCCTGGGCGTCTTCGTCAGCACCAACACCGAGACCGGCGGCGATCTGGCCATGGGTCTGGCCGGCCAGGTGGTGGGCCAGTTCTACGCCCCACCGCAGGCCTATCCGCGTCCCGGTTCGGAGGCGTTGAAGGACCAGGCTCGCGCCTTTGAGGGTTACTATCTGGGCACCCGCCGCGCCTATCGCGGCCTGGAGTCGATCGTCGGCCTGGCCACGGGCGGGACCACCGTCAAGGTCGACGGCCGGGGCCGTCTGGTCACGACGAACTTCCTCGGCGCCAAGACCTGGGTCCCCGAGGGCGATCTCGCCGAGGGCCGCTTCATCTCCACCACCGGCTCCGAACACCTGGCCTTCAAGATGGGCGACGACCGCGCCAAGAGCTTCCAGGGCGCCTTCGGCGACCAGACCTTCGAGCGGGCCGGCTTCTGGAAAAATCCCTCCACGGCCATGACCTTGGCGATCCTGACCGGCGCCGCCGCCGCCGCGACCCTGGCCGGCATCTTCCTGCGCAACCGCCGGGAGTTCCGCGAGACACCGGTGCAGAGCCGCGCCAGCCTGATCCAGAACATCCAGGCCGCCCTGTGGCTGACCATGCTGGTCCTGTTCGGGCTGTGGGCCTCGCGCACCGGCGACATCGCCAATGTGATGTACGGCTGGCCGGGACCCTTCCTGTTCATCGCCTCCGCCTGCGCCCTGGTGGCCGCGGCGCTCACCCTGGCGACCCTGCTCCTGCTGCCGGCCATCTGGCGCGGCGGCCGGCGGGTGGATTCCTGGACGCCGCTGCGCAAGCTCGCCTTCTCGGTGACGGTGCTGCTCTATTCCGCCTTCGCCGTGGTGCTGTGGTTCTGGGGCGTCCTCAGCCCCTGGAGCGGCTGA
- a CDS encoding C13 family peptidase, protein MAPRAGLAGAFAALLLGWAAPALANPFADWAAVVVAGDYHGSAGGPTEAFDNARRDVSRELRRIGFAQGNLRTFSVRPDRYKDSPQKSDPRAIYKALEELSGKARSGCLIYFTSHGAPQGVVIDKQILSPGILNAMLDATCAQRPTIVVMSACFSGVFVRPLAAPNRMILTAARPDRTSFGCGEDSVYPFFDDCVLKTSPLSKDFAALASSVKSCVALREIQEGMKPPSEPQLSIGAELRPMLPLYSFPSGPPDAD, encoded by the coding sequence ATGGCGCCGCGCGCGGGCCTGGCCGGCGCGTTTGCAGCCCTGCTGCTGGGCTGGGCCGCGCCGGCGCTCGCCAATCCCTTCGCCGACTGGGCCGCCGTGGTGGTGGCCGGCGACTATCACGGCAGCGCCGGCGGCCCCACCGAGGCCTTCGACAACGCGCGCCGCGACGTCTCCCGGGAACTGCGGCGGATCGGGTTCGCCCAGGGCAACCTGCGCACCTTCTCGGTGCGGCCGGACCGCTACAAGGACAGCCCCCAGAAGTCCGATCCGCGGGCGATCTACAAGGCGCTGGAAGAGCTTTCGGGCAAGGCCAGGTCCGGCTGCCTGATCTACTTCACCTCGCACGGGGCGCCGCAGGGCGTGGTCATCGACAAGCAGATCCTCAGCCCCGGAATTCTCAACGCCATGCTGGACGCCACCTGCGCCCAGCGGCCGACCATCGTGGTGATGTCGGCCTGTTTCTCCGGGGTCTTCGTGCGGCCCTTGGCCGCGCCCAACCGCATGATCCTGACCGCCGCGCGACCCGACCGGACCTCGTTCGGCTGCGGCGAGGACAGCGTCTATCCGTTCTTCGACGACTGCGTGCTGAAGACCAGCCCCCTCTCCAAGGACTTCGCGGCCCTGGCCTCGTCGGTGAAGAGCTGCGTGGCCCTGCGCGAAATCCAGGAGGGCATGAAGCCGCCCTCCGAACCACAGCTGTCGATCGGGGCGGAACTGCGGCCGATGCTGCCGCTCTATTCCTTCCCCAGCGGACCGCCGGACGCCGACTAG
- a CDS encoding PaaI family thioesterase, protein MTDVAAEPEALTDEAILARFQRTKNQPTGSQTLGFRLVAVSQAERSVEVEFDAKAELLLNPMRQIQGGYMCAMLDEAMSVACMVASGMTHVAPTAEMKTTFFRPGAPGKLTGIGRVAKWGRTIAFTEGELYDAEGRLLAKATGTAVPTPFQQYKK, encoded by the coding sequence ATGACCGACGTCGCCGCCGAGCCCGAAGCCCTAACCGACGAGGCCATCCTCGCGCGCTTCCAACGCACGAAGAACCAGCCCACCGGCTCCCAGACCCTGGGGTTCCGGCTAGTGGCGGTGAGCCAGGCCGAGCGCTCGGTTGAGGTGGAGTTCGACGCCAAGGCCGAGCTCCTGCTCAACCCCATGCGCCAGATCCAGGGCGGCTATATGTGCGCCATGCTGGACGAGGCCATGTCCGTGGCCTGCATGGTCGCCTCGGGCATGACCCACGTGGCGCCCACCGCCGAGATGAAGACGACCTTCTTCCGCCCCGGCGCGCCCGGAAAGCTGACAGGGATCGGCCGTGTCGCCAAGTGGGGCCGGACCATCGCCTTCACCGAGGGCGAGCTCTACGACGCCGAGGGCCGGCTGCTGGCCAAGGCCACGGGGACCGCGGTGCCCACCCCCTTCCAGCAGTACAAGAAATAG
- a CDS encoding SspB family protein yields MAQEPPAQDQMHYEAMAQEALRGVVKTALRRAAAPDGLPGAHHFYITFKTEAPGVSGPNDLLGKYPDEMTIVLQHQYWDLAPGETFFSVTLKFGGQPKRLSVPYAAVTRFYDPSVQFLLQFEAPAGVASSEAPAAARGAEKTADASNVEVDPDAPNVVSLDTFRKK; encoded by the coding sequence ATGGCTCAGGAGCCGCCGGCCCAAGACCAGATGCACTACGAGGCCATGGCCCAGGAGGCCCTGCGCGGCGTGGTGAAGACGGCGCTGCGCCGCGCCGCGGCGCCGGACGGCCTGCCGGGCGCGCACCATTTCTACATCACCTTCAAGACCGAGGCCCCGGGCGTCTCCGGCCCCAACGACCTGCTCGGCAAGTACCCCGATGAAATGACCATCGTCCTGCAGCACCAGTACTGGGACCTGGCGCCGGGCGAGACCTTCTTCTCCGTCACCCTGAAGTTCGGCGGCCAGCCCAAGCGGCTGTCGGTGCCCTATGCGGCGGTGACGCGTTTCTACGATCCCAGCGTCCAGTTCCTGCTGCAGTTCGAAGCGCCCGCGGGGGTCGCGTCGAGCGAGGCTCCGGCGGCCGCGCGCGGGGCCGAAAAGACTGCCGATGCATCCAATGTCGAAGTCGACCCCGACGCGCCCAATGTCGTCTCCCTCGACACCTTCCGGAAAAAGTAG
- a CDS encoding inner membrane-spanning protein YciB has protein sequence MSPLLHAARPILIDLAATFLFYGVLAATGNVTLATALGVALGIAQVAALKLRGMPISGMQWASLGLVVVMGGATLLTKDARFILIKPTIIYAVIGAAMLQRGWMSRYMPPISAGRIPAGLIVGAGYAWAGLMFLSAALNLALALTVDAKTAAGVMAAWSPVSKIVLFAGQYLLFRHIAVRHIRGGAQPAEITA, from the coding sequence ATGAGCCCGCTTCTGCACGCCGCCCGTCCCATCCTGATCGACCTGGCCGCCACCTTCCTCTTCTACGGCGTGCTCGCCGCCACCGGGAACGTCACGCTGGCCACCGCCCTGGGCGTGGCCCTGGGGATCGCCCAGGTGGCGGCCCTCAAGCTGCGCGGGATGCCCATCAGCGGCATGCAGTGGGCGAGCCTGGGCCTGGTCGTGGTGATGGGCGGAGCCACCCTGCTGACGAAGGACGCGCGCTTCATCCTGATCAAGCCGACCATCATCTATGCGGTGATCGGCGCGGCCATGCTGCAGCGGGGCTGGATGAGCCGCTACATGCCGCCGATCTCCGCCGGCCGGATCCCGGCCGGCCTGATCGTGGGCGCCGGCTATGCCTGGGCCGGACTGATGTTCCTGAGCGCCGCGCTCAACCTGGCCCTGGCCCTCACCGTCGACGCCAAGACCGCCGCCGGCGTCATGGCGGCGTGGTCGCCGGTCTCGAAGATCGTGCTGTTCGCCGGCCAGTATCTGCTGTTCCGCCACATCGCCGTGCGACACATCCGCGGCGGCGCCCAGCCTGCCGAGATCACGGCGTAG
- the ilvN gene encoding acetolactate synthase small subunit yields the protein MTTDTQPASVYDLAHEEEAENLATFAILVDNEPGVLHRLVGLFAARGYNIESLTVAETDRRAHTSRVTIVTRGAPHVLAQIEAQLEKMVATRHVQDVTRDPNGLERELALVKVKGSGAERVEALRVSDIFRAKVIDTTHESFVFELTGAPSKIDSFVDLMRPLGLVELSRTGVLSITRGAKAM from the coding sequence ATGACCACCGACACCCAGCCCGCCTCCGTCTACGATCTCGCCCACGAGGAAGAGGCCGAGAACCTCGCCACCTTCGCCATCCTGGTGGACAACGAACCGGGCGTCCTGCACCGGCTGGTCGGGCTGTTCGCCGCGCGCGGCTACAATATCGAGAGCCTGACGGTGGCCGAGACCGACCGCCGCGCCCACACCAGCCGCGTCACCATCGTCACCCGCGGCGCGCCGCATGTGCTGGCTCAGATCGAGGCCCAGCTCGAGAAGATGGTCGCCACCCGCCACGTCCAGGACGTGACCCGCGACCCCAACGGCCTGGAGCGCGAACTGGCCCTGGTGAAGGTCAAGGGCTCCGGCGCCGAGCGCGTGGAGGCCCTGCGGGTCTCCGACATCTTCCGGGCCAAGGTGATCGACACCACCCATGAGAGCTTCGTCTTCGAACTCACCGGGGCGCCCTCGAAGATCGACAGCTTCGTGGACCTGATGCGGCCGCTGGGCCTGGTGGAACTCTCGCGCACCGGCGTGCTTTCCATCACCAGGGGCGCGAAAGCCATGTGA